From the genome of Aggregicoccus sp. 17bor-14:
GCCTGCTCGAGCATGTACCCGGAGAGCCGGGTGTCCTTGCCGATGATCACCTTGTGGCGGTGCGGGCCGTTGCGGATGAGGTGCGCCAGGGCACGCCCCAGCTGCATCGCGACCTCCGCCGTCATCGGGTAGACGTTCGCGACACCGCGCACGCCGTCCGTCCCGAAGAGCTTCTGCGAGGCCCGCTCTTCCTTCGCCGTAGCGTTCATCCTGTACGCCATATCCGAGGCTCTCCCTTTCGCCCAGCCGACTCGTGCGGCCGGCTCACCGCGCCCATACCCCCGGGTCAGGGCGAGGCCTTCTACCCCGCCCCCCGCTCGGCGACGAAGGTAGGAACACCCGCCCGGCCGGGCAACCGGGCGCCGAGCACTAGGGCGGCGGCGCCCGCTTCCCGACAGTCTCGTAGAGGGCGCCCCCCTCCTGCGCCTCGCGCAGGGCGTCCGCCACGGCGAGCGCGTCCCGGGCCTCGGCCACGTCGTGCACCCGCACGAAGTCCGCCCCGCCCCCGGCCGCCACGGCCGCCACCGAGCCCAGCGTCGCCGCGAGCCGCTCGTCTGCCCGCTTGCGCCCGGTGAGCGCCCCGAGGAAGCCCTTGCGGCTGGTGCCCACCAGCACGCCCCGCCCCAGCGCGCGCAGCTCGGGGAGCCGGCGCAGGAGGAAGAGGTTGTGGCCCACCGTCTTGCCGAAGCCGATGCCCGGGTCCACCAGGAGCTGGCCCGGAGCCACCCCCGCGTGCTCGGCCCGCGCGAGCGCGCGCTCGAGGAAGTCGAGCACCTCCTCCACCACGTCCTCGTAGCGGGGCTGCTGCTGCATGGTGGCCGGGGTGCCCTGGAGGTGCATCACGCACAGGGCGGCGCCGGCCTCGGCCACGGCCCGCGCGAGCGCGGGCGCGGGGGCCGGGTCCCAGGACAGCCCGCTGATGTCGTTGACCAGCACCGCGCCCGCGCGCAGCGCCTCGCGCGCGACCTGCGCCTTGGTGGTGTCCACCGAGAGCGGCACCTCGGTGCGCTCGCGCAGGGCCTGGAGGACGGGCACCACGCGCGCGCACTCCTCGTCCGCCGAGATGGGCTCGCTGCCGGGGCGCGTGGACTCGCCGCCCACGTCGAGCACGTGCGCGCCAGCCGCCGCGAGCGCGAGCCCGTGCGCCACCGCCGCCTCCGGCGCGAGGAAGCGCCCGCCGTCCGAGAAGCTGTCCGCCGTGACGTTCACCACGCCCATCACCCAGGTGCGCTCGCCCAGGGCGAAGTCGCGCGCGCCCAGGCGCAGCGGGGGCGGAGGCGAGAGCGCGTCCAGCGCCCGCTGCACCGCGGCCGCGAGCGCCTGCTGGCCGGGGGCCTCGCGCGCGGCGTCCACCAGGCGCAGCAGCTGCTCGCGCCGCCCGCTCAGCAGCGCCGTGCCGGGGCGGCGCTCCTGGTCTCCGGAGAGCGAGTCGGGAAACTCCTCGAAGCCGGGCGCGACGCTGCCCTCGCGCAGCGCCTTGAGGAAGCGGCCTTGCTCGCGCTCCAGGCCCGTGAGCAGCAGCTGCAGGTGGGGCAGCTTCTCCAGCAGGTACTCGCCGGCCGCGCGCGGGAGCCCCAGGCGCGCGAAGCCCAGCTGCAGCGTGGAGGGCGCATCGGCGCTGAGGATGCGGGCGCGGATCATGGGAGCCCCATACACGAAGAGGCCCTCCCCGACACAGTGGCGGGAAGGGCCTCCGGGAACTTCAGGCCTCGGAAGCGGGCCGGCCGGGCGTTACGCCTTGCCGGGCTCCATCTTGGGCAGGCCCTCGAGCGCGTCGAGGATCTTGCGCTTGTCCTTCTTCTCGGTGGGCTTCGTCGGAGGCGAGGGCGAGACGCGGGGGGGCGGACGCTCGCGGGTGAGCGAGCCGCCCTGCAGCAGGATGTTCACGTCCTCGGCGTCCAGGGTCTCGTACTCGACCAGGGCGTCGGAGACGCGCTTGAGCGCCTCGAGGTTCTCGGTGAGCAGGTTCTTGCCGCGCTCGTAGCAGCCCAGGACGATGGCGCGCACCTCGGCGTCCACCTGGCGGGCGGTGTCCTCGGAGTAGTCCTTGCTCGAGTTGAAGTCGCGGCCGAGGAACACCTCACCCTCGCTCTTGCCGAAGGCGAGGGGCCCCAGCTTCTCGCTCATGCCCCAGCGGCACACCATGGCGCGCGCGGTCTCGGTGGCGCGCTCGATGTCGTTGGAGGCGCCCGAGCTCATCTCGTTGTAGATGAGCTCCTCGGCGATGCGGCCGCCCATCATCATCGAGATCTGGTCGAGGATCTGCTTCTTGTAGCCGTTGACCTTGTCCTCGGTGGGCAGGCTCCAGGTGAGGCCCAGGGCCTGGCCGCGCGGGATGATGGTGACCTTGTGCAGCGGGTCGCAGCCCGGCAGCAGCTTGGCGATGAGCGCGTGGCCGGCCTCGTGGACGGCCGTGTTGCGCTTCTCCTTCTCGGTCATGATCATGGACTTGCGCTCGGGGCCCATGAACACCTTGTCCTTGGCGGCCTCGAAGTCGCTCAGGTCCACGCGCTCCTTGTTCTGGCGCGCGGCGAAGAGGGCGGCCTCGTTCACCAGGTTCTCCAGGTCCGCGCCGGTCATGCCGGGAGTGCCGCGGGCGATGACCTCGAGGTCCACGTCCGGGGCGAGCGGGGTGCGCTTGGTGTGCACCTTGATGATGCCCAGGCGGCCCTTGAGATCCGGGCGCGGCACGACGATGCGGCGGTCGAAGCGGCCGGGACGCTGCAGCGCGGGGTCCAGCACGTCCGGGCGGTTGGTGGCGGCGATGAGGATGACGCCGTCGTTGGACTCGAAGCCGTCCATCTCCACCAGCAGCTGGTTGAGCGTCTGCTCGCGCTCGTCGTGACCGCCGCCCAAGCCCGCGCCACGGTGGCGGCCCACGGCGTCGATCTCGTCGATGAAGATGATGCAGGGGGCGTTCTTCTTGCCCTGCTCGAAGAGGTCGCGCACGCGGGAGGCGCCCACGCCCACGAACATCTCGACGAAGTCGGAGCCCGAGATGGAGAAGAACGGGACGCCCGCCTCACCGGCCACGGCGCGCGCGAGCAGGGTCTTGCCGGTACCCGGCGAGCCCATCATCAGCACGCCCTTGGGGATGCGGCCGCCGAGCTTGGTGAACTTCTTGGGGTCCTTGAGGAAGGCGACGATCTCCTCGAGCTCCTCCTTGCACTCGTCCACGCCGGCCACGTCCGCGAAGGTGACCTTGTTGTGGCTCTCGCTCAGCAGCTTCGCCTTGCTCTTGCCGAAGGTCATGGCCTTGCCGCTGCCACCCTGCAGCTGGCGCATGAAGAAGATGAAGAAGACGAAGAGCAGCGCCACCGGCAGCCAGCCCGTGAGGGCGGTGACCCAGATGTTGCTCTCCTCCTGCTTCTCGTACTTCACCCCCACCTTCTTGTCCCGCAGCTGCGCGAGGATGTTCGCGTCCGCCTCGGGGCCGGTGGTGGTGAACTTCTTGCCGGTCTTCTCGTTGGTGCCCGAGTAGGTGTTGCCCTTGACGGACACGGCCTTCACGTCACCCGCGTTCACCTGGTCCAGCAGCTCGGTGAAGGTGGGCTGCTCGACCGGCTCGTTGCCCTGGGAGAAGAATTGGTAGAAGGCAACGAAGAGGACGATGAGGATTACCCACAGTCCGATGGTCTTGTAAGTCGAACGCACGTGTCAGCTGCCCTTTCGGTGCTCGGCGGGGACTGGGCCCGGCTGGAAAGCTCCAGCGTTTCCAAGCGTTTACCCCGACGCACGACCACTCGCCTGGCGTCGGAACGTATCAGCAACAGCAAAACGCCCTCAACTATTTTGGGGGCTTCGGTCTTCCCCACCCCCAGGCGTGGCGCCGTCTATAACGGGGCCCCCCTGGCCGCGCCCGGGGCCGCTGGGGGCGGAAGGGCCCACAGCAGCGCCGAAGGGGCGCCCGTGAAGGCGCGGGTGGGCGGCGACCATACACCGGGAATCCAGAGGACGCGGTCCTGGGCGTCGGCGATGACGGGGAGCTGATCGCGCAGCTCCGCCGGGACGCGCGCGTCCACCAGCAGGTCCTGCACCTTGCGCGAGCCGCCCGCGCGCTCGCCGCGGCCCACCCGCTCGCCGGGGCGGCGCGCGCGCACCGAGAGCGGCCACTGCACCGGCGCGCCCAGCGCGAGGTGCAGCGCGCGCGGGGGCGCCGCGCCCTCGCCCACGCGCCAGCCGCTGCCCGCGAGCTGCAGCGCCGCGCCGCGCGCGAGCAGCTGCGGGAGAAAGGGCTCGGGGTCGCCGGCGCGTACGCAGCGCACGCGGCCCCCCGCCGCGCGCAGCACGAGCCCGCGCGAGAGCGTGGCCTGGCCGCCGCGCGACACCGCCTCGAGCGCGCGCTCGAGCGCCGCGGCATCGAGCACCGCGCCGCTCTGGGCGAGCAGCCGCGCGAGGACGCGGCGGCGCAAGGGCAGCGCGAGCGCGCGCACGCCCACCGCATCGAGCGCGCCGTCCGCTCCGCGCAGCCGCGTCCACGCGCCCTCCGCGAGCTGCTCGAGCAGCGCCGCGTCCTCGGCGGCGAGCGCGCTGAAGCGCGCGAGCGCCGGGGCGACGTCGAAGCCCGCGGCGGCCTCGAGCGCCGGCAGCGCCGCGTGGCGCACGCGGGTGCGCAGGAAGCGCGGGTCCGCGTTCATCGGGTCCTCGTGGAAGGGCACGCCCTGCTCGGCGAGGAAGGCGCGCAGCTGCGCGCGGGTGAGCCCCAGCAGCGGACGCACGACGCGCCCGCGCGAGGGGAGGATGGCGCGCGCGCCCTGCAGGCTGCTGCCGCGCACCAGGCGCATCAGCAAGGTCTCCGCCTGCTCGGAGGCGGTGTGGCCGGTGGCGATGGCGTCCAGCGCGCGCTCGGCCCGCAGCCCCTCGAGCGCGGCGTAGCGGGCGGTGCGCGCGCGCGCCTCCAGTCCTGCCCCCAGGGCGCCCAGCGCGAGCGTGCGGGCGTGCGCAGGCAGCCCGAGGCGCTGCGCGAGCGCGAGCACGCCCTGCACCTCCGCCGAGGCCTCGGGGCGCAGGCCGTGGTCCAGCGTCGCCACCTCGAGGCGCAGTCCAAGCGGCTGGGCGAGCTGCGCCGTGCCCACGAGCAGCGCCACCGAGTCCGCGCCGCCCGACACGGCGAGCAGCAGCGAGCGGCCGAGCAGGCGCTCACGGCGGTACCCGCTCTCGAGCGCGCTCAGGACAAGTGCCGAAGGTGGGGAGGGGCGGGGCATGTGCGTGGCGGAATGCTGAGCAAGGTGGCGACGTTGCCCCCTCGACGATGCGTTGAACGCAGGGCGGCGGGTTCTTAACTTTGTCCTGTGTCAGCCATTGACGCTGGCAGGAATGAACCGGGGGGCGATGGTGTTCACCAACTGATTTTCAAAGGAGTTGGACCCAGGGGTCCCCCCCCTCCCCCTCTGGGTCCACGGGATCGCTGAGACACTTCTCGGCGGTCCTTCTTTCCGAGACGCCCCGGGCTGCTTCTGCGGCCCGGGGCGTTTCCTTTTGCGCGTCTCGCATGTGGGGTGGACGGCGGGCGGGTACCGAAACCGTTGACCCGTGGGTACGTCTGTCAGATAACCCAGGGTCAGTTG
Proteins encoded in this window:
- the ftsH gene encoding ATP-dependent zinc metalloprotease FtsH; its protein translation is MRSTYKTIGLWVILIVLFVAFYQFFSQGNEPVEQPTFTELLDQVNAGDVKAVSVKGNTYSGTNEKTGKKFTTTGPEADANILAQLRDKKVGVKYEKQEESNIWVTALTGWLPVALLFVFFIFFMRQLQGGSGKAMTFGKSKAKLLSESHNKVTFADVAGVDECKEELEEIVAFLKDPKKFTKLGGRIPKGVLMMGSPGTGKTLLARAVAGEAGVPFFSISGSDFVEMFVGVGASRVRDLFEQGKKNAPCIIFIDEIDAVGRHRGAGLGGGHDEREQTLNQLLVEMDGFESNDGVILIAATNRPDVLDPALQRPGRFDRRIVVPRPDLKGRLGIIKVHTKRTPLAPDVDLEVIARGTPGMTGADLENLVNEAALFAARQNKERVDLSDFEAAKDKVFMGPERKSMIMTEKEKRNTAVHEAGHALIAKLLPGCDPLHKVTIIPRGQALGLTWSLPTEDKVNGYKKQILDQISMMMGGRIAEELIYNEMSSGASNDIERATETARAMVCRWGMSEKLGPLAFGKSEGEVFLGRDFNSSKDYSEDTARQVDAEVRAIVLGCYERGKNLLTENLEALKRVSDALVEYETLDAEDVNILLQGGSLTRERPPPRVSPSPPTKPTEKKDKRKILDALEGLPKMEPGKA
- the folP gene encoding dihydropteroate synthase, which translates into the protein MIRARILSADAPSTLQLGFARLGLPRAAGEYLLEKLPHLQLLLTGLEREQGRFLKALREGSVAPGFEEFPDSLSGDQERRPGTALLSGRREQLLRLVDAAREAPGQQALAAAVQRALDALSPPPPLRLGARDFALGERTWVMGVVNVTADSFSDGGRFLAPEAAVAHGLALAAAGAHVLDVGGESTRPGSEPISADEECARVVPVLQALRERTEVPLSVDTTKAQVAREALRAGAVLVNDISGLSWDPAPAPALARAVAEAGAALCVMHLQGTPATMQQQPRYEDVVEEVLDFLERALARAEHAGVAPGQLLVDPGIGFGKTVGHNLFLLRRLPELRALGRGVLVGTSRKGFLGALTGRKRADERLAATLGSVAAVAAGGGADFVRVHDVAEARDALAVADALREAQEGGALYETVGKRAPPP
- the tilS gene encoding tRNA lysidine(34) synthetase TilS — its product is MPRPSPPSALVLSALESGYRRERLLGRSLLLAVSGGADSVALLVGTAQLAQPLGLRLEVATLDHGLRPEASAEVQGVLALAQRLGLPAHARTLALGALGAGLEARARTARYAALEGLRAERALDAIATGHTASEQAETLLMRLVRGSSLQGARAILPSRGRVVRPLLGLTRAQLRAFLAEQGVPFHEDPMNADPRFLRTRVRHAALPALEAAAGFDVAPALARFSALAAEDAALLEQLAEGAWTRLRGADGALDAVGVRALALPLRRRVLARLLAQSGAVLDAAALERALEAVSRGGQATLSRGLVLRAAGGRVRCVRAGDPEPFLPQLLARGAALQLAGSGWRVGEGAAPPRALHLALGAPVQWPLSVRARRPGERVGRGERAGGSRKVQDLLVDARVPAELRDQLPVIADAQDRVLWIPGVWSPPTRAFTGAPSALLWALPPPAAPGAARGAPL